In Nicotiana tabacum cultivar K326 chromosome 17, ASM71507v2, whole genome shotgun sequence, one DNA window encodes the following:
- the LOC107805971 gene encoding aminomethyltransferase, mitochondrial, which yields MRGGLWQLGQSITRRLAQADKKTIGRRCFASDAELKKTVLYDFHVVNGGKMVPFAGWSMPIQYKDSIMDSTINCRENGSLFDVAHMCGLSLKGKDAIPFLEKLVIADVAGLAPGTGTLTVFTNEKGGAIDDSVITKVTNDHLYLVVNAGCRDKDLAHIEEHMKSFKSKGGDVSWHIHDERSLLALQGPLAAPVLQHLTKDDLSKMYFGEFRVLDINGAPCFLTRTGYTGEDGFEISVPSENAVDLAKAILEKSEGKVRLTGLGARDSLRLEAGLCLYGNDMEQHITPVEAGLTWAIGKRRRAEGGFLGAEVILKQIEEGPKIRRVGFFSSGPPPRSHSEIQDSNGQNIGEITSGGFSPCLKKNIAMGYVKTGNHKAGTNVKIVIRGKSYDGAVTKMPFVPTKYYKP from the exons ATGAGAGGAGGATTGTGGCAACTTGGGCAATCGATCACTAGGCGTTTGGCTCAGGCTGATAAGAAGACTATTGGTCGCAGATGCTTCGCTTCAGATGCTGAACTCAAGAAGACTGTTCTATACGACTTCCATGTTGTTAATGGGGGCAAGATGGTGCCTTTCGCTGGTTGGAGTATGCCTATCCAGTATAAGGACTCAATTATGGACTCTACAATAAATTGTAGGGAGAACGGTAGCCTCTTTGATGTTGCTCATATGTGTGGCCTAAGCCTCAAGGGGAAAGATGCTATTCCTTTCCTAGAAAAGCTTGTTATTGCTGATGTTGCTGGCCTTGCTCCTGGGACTGGTACTCTCACTGTCTTCACAAATGAGAAGGGAGGTGCAATTGATGATTCGGTGATCACCAAGGTTACAAATGATCACCTCTACCTTGTCGTAAATGCGGGTTGCAGGGACAAGGATCTTGCACACATTGAGGAGCATATGAAATCATTCAAGTCAAAAGGTGGTGATGTTTCATGGCACATCCATGATGAGAGATCACTTTTAGCACTTCAG GGTCCCCTTGCTGCTCCAGTTCTTCAACATCTGACAAAAGATGATTTGAGCAAGATGTACTTTGGGGAATTCAGGGTTTTGGACATCAATGGGGCACCGTGCTTCCTCACAAGGACAGG GTATACAGGTGAAGATGGATTTGAAATTTCGGTACCTTCAGAAAATGCTGTTGACCTTGCAAAAGCTATTCTGGAGAAATCAGAAGGGAAAGTTCGGTTAACAGGTCTAGGAGCTCGTGACAGTCTTCGGCTTGAGGCTGGTTTGTGCTTATACGGTAATGATATGGAGCAGCACATAACACCTGTAGAGGCAGGGCTGACATGGGCCATAGGGAAGAGAAGAAGGGCAGAAGGAGGTTTCCTGGGTGCTGAGGTAATACTAAAACAAATTGAAGAAGGTCCTAAAATCAGGCGAGTTGGCTTTTTCTCTTCAGGCCCACCCCCTAGAAGTCACAGTGAGATTCaagattcaaatggacaaaaTATTGGGGAAATCACCAGTGGTGGTTTTAGCCCTTGTCTTAAGAAGAACATAGCAATGGGATACGTAAAAACGGGTAACCATAAAGCAGGCACCAATGTCAAGATTGTGATTCGAGGGAAGTCCTATGATGGAGCGGTTACCAAGATGCCTTTTGTACCCACCAAGTACTACAAGCCATAA